The Manis javanica isolate MJ-LG chromosome 4, MJ_LKY, whole genome shotgun sequence genome contains a region encoding:
- the HEXD gene encoding hexosaminidase D isoform X6: protein MEFVLKHDALAHLREVALFPNTLSPHEAESLALVRTMIGQVMELHPGTRWLHIGCDEVYYLGEGEASKQWLQQGQNNKAKLCLSHMKAVASHVLAQHPTTTPLVWDDMLRAIPEDQLSASGVPQLVEPVLWDYGADLDIHGKALLMEKYRECGFSRLWAASAFKGATGASQALTPIEHHLRNHMQWLQVAGGGPVDMLQGIIVTGWQRYDHFSVLCELLPVGIPSLAICLQSLLRDCLHLRLVSGGFAEDVKARVEDFLGISSLEITDFASEEAASFPGSDILALVTQVSLQLRSSVDALLERDRYVTGWFSHYHRRRRLIHPVMVQHIRPQVLSLLARWSALEQELQAALRRVFYPDAVEEWLEENVHPSLQRLQGLLQDLSEAAGPPPLLASPCPDTGQDP, encoded by the exons ATGGAG TTTGTGCTGAAGCATGACGCTCTTGCTCACCTCCGGGAAGTGGCGCTTTTCCCCAACACCTTGAGCCCCCACGAGGCCGAGTCCCTGGCACTGGTGCGAACCATGATCGGCCAGGTCATGGAGCTGCACCCGGGCACCCGGTGGCTCCACATCGGCTGTGATGAG GTCTATTACCTTGGGGAAGGTGAGGCCTCAAAACAGTGGCTGCAGCAGGGAcagaacaacaaagcaaaactgtgtCTGTCCCACATGAAGGCGGTGGCCAGCCACGTTCTGGCCCAGCACCCCACCACGACACCCCTGGTGTGGGACGACATGCTGCGTGCCATCCCCGAGGACCAGCTCTCAG catCGGGGGTGCCACAGCTGGTGGAGCCTGTGCTCTGGGACTACGGGGCCGACCTGGACATCCATGGCAAAG CCCTTCTCATGGAAAAGTACCGGGAGTGTGGTTTTTCCCGGCTGTGGGCTGCCAGTGCCTTCAAAGGGGCCACGGGGGCGAGTCAGGCCCTGACCCCCATCGAGCACCACCTCAGAAACCACATGCAGTGGCTGCAGGTGGCAGGCGGCGGGCCAGTGGATATGCTGCAGGGCATCATCGTGACCGGCTGGCAGAG GTACGACCACTTCTCTGTGCTGTGTGAGCTGCTGCCCGTGGGGATCCCGTCCCTGGCCATCTGTCTGCAGTCGCTGCTCCGCG ACTGCCTCCATCTGCGGTTGGTTTCAGGAGGCTTTGCTGAAGATGTGAAAGCAAGAGTGGAGGACTTTCTCGGGATTTCAAGCCTGGAAATAACCGACTTTGCAAG TGAGGAGGCCGCCTCCTTCCCCGGCAGCGACATCCTGGCCCTCGTCACGCAAGTCAGCCTGCAGCTGCGCAGCTCTGTGGACGCACTGCTGGAGCGGGACAG GTATGTGACCGGCTGGTTCAGCCACTACCATCGCAGGCGGAGGCTCATCCACCCCGTCATGGTCCAGCACATCCGGCCCCAGGTGCTCAG CCTCCTGGCCAGGTGGAGCGCCCTTGAGCAGGAACTGCAGGCCGCCCTACGGCGCGTTTTCTACCCAGACGCCGTGGAGGAGTGGCTGGAGGAGAACGTGCATCCCAGCCTGCAGAGGCTACAGGGTCTGCTGCAGGACCTCAGCGAGGCGGctggccccccacccctgctggcCAGCCCCTGCCCCGACACAGGTCAGGACCCCTGA
- the CYBC1 gene encoding cytochrome b-245 chaperone 1 isoform X1: MYMQVETRTGSRLHLKRAPGIRSWSLLVGILSIGLAAAYYSGDGLGWKLFYVTGCLFVAVQHLEDWEEAIFNKSTGKVVLKTFSLYKKLLTFCRAGHDQVVVLLNDIRDVNVEEEKVRYFGKGYVAVLRFATGFSHPLTQSAIMGHRSDVEAIAKLITAFLELHRLESPVELSQSSDSEAEGPGRQS, encoded by the exons ATGTACATGCAGGTGGAGACGCGCACCGGCTCCCGCCTCCATCTGAAGAGGGCTCCAGGCATCAGGTCTTGGTCCCTGTTAGTTG GAATCTTGTCGATCGGCCTGGCCGCTGCCTACtacagtgggg ATGGTCTGGGCTGGAAGCTCTTCTACGTCACAGGCTGCCTGTTCGTGGCTGTGCAGCACCTGGAGGACTGGGAG GAAGCCATCTTCAACAAGAGCACAGGGAAGGTCGTGCTGAAGACATTCAGCTTGTACAAGAAGCTGCTGACTTTTTGCAGAGCAGGCCACGACCAAG TGGTGGTCCTGCTGAATGACATCCGGGATGTGaatgtggaggaggagaaggTCCGGTACTTCGGGAAGGGCTACGTGGCAGTGCTGCGCTTTGCAACCGGCTTCTCCCACCCTCTCACCCAGAGTGCCATCATGGGCCACCGCAG TGATGTGGAAGCCATCGCCAAGCTCATCACCGCCTTCCTGGAACTGCACCGCCTTGAGAGCCCCGTGGAGCTGTCTCAGAGCAGCGACAGTGAGGCTGAGGGCCCTGGGCGCCAGAGCTGA
- the HEXD gene encoding hexosaminidase D isoform X5, which produces MSVSSPFKMRLVHLDLKGAPPKVSYLAEVFPLFRALGANGLLIEYEDMFPYNGHLRLLRATHAYSPSEIREILHLATLSELEVIPLVQTFGHMEFVLKHDALAHLREVALFPNTLSPHEAESLALVRTMIGQVMELHPGTRWLHIGCDEVYYLGEGEASKQWLQQGQNNKAKLCLSHMKAVASHVLAQHPTTTPLVWDDMLRAIPEDQLSASGVPQLVEPVLWDYGADLDIHGKALLMEKYRECGFSRLWAASAFKGATGASQALTPIEHHLRNHMQWLQVAGGGPVDMLQGIIVTGWQRYDHFSVLCELLPVGIPSLAICLQSLLRDCLHLRLVSGGFAEDVKARVEDFLGISSLEITDFASEEAASFPGSDILALVTQVSLQLRSSVDALLERDRYVTGWFSHYHRRRRLIHPVMVQHIRPQVLRCQNVTVIQSSPPSPRGRC; this is translated from the exons atgtcgGTTTCCTCGCCATTCAAGATGCGGTTAGTTCATCTGGACCTCAAAGGGGCCCCCCCAAAGGTGTCCTACCTCGCCGAG GTCTTTCCTTTGTTCCGTGCCCTGGGTGCAAACGGCCTCCTTATTGAGTATGAAGACATGTTTCCATACAACGGCCACCTGAGGTTGCTGCGAGCCACGCACGCATACAG CCCCTCTGAAATCAGAGAGATCCTGCATCTGGCCACACTGAGCGAGCTAGAGGTCATTCCCTTGGTGCAGACTTTCGGACACATGGAG TTTGTGCTGAAGCATGACGCTCTTGCTCACCTCCGGGAAGTGGCGCTTTTCCCCAACACCTTGAGCCCCCACGAGGCCGAGTCCCTGGCACTGGTGCGAACCATGATCGGCCAGGTCATGGAGCTGCACCCGGGCACCCGGTGGCTCCACATCGGCTGTGATGAG GTCTATTACCTTGGGGAAGGTGAGGCCTCAAAACAGTGGCTGCAGCAGGGAcagaacaacaaagcaaaactgtgtCTGTCCCACATGAAGGCGGTGGCCAGCCACGTTCTGGCCCAGCACCCCACCACGACACCCCTGGTGTGGGACGACATGCTGCGTGCCATCCCCGAGGACCAGCTCTCAG catCGGGGGTGCCACAGCTGGTGGAGCCTGTGCTCTGGGACTACGGGGCCGACCTGGACATCCATGGCAAAG CCCTTCTCATGGAAAAGTACCGGGAGTGTGGTTTTTCCCGGCTGTGGGCTGCCAGTGCCTTCAAAGGGGCCACGGGGGCGAGTCAGGCCCTGACCCCCATCGAGCACCACCTCAGAAACCACATGCAGTGGCTGCAGGTGGCAGGCGGCGGGCCAGTGGATATGCTGCAGGGCATCATCGTGACCGGCTGGCAGAG GTACGACCACTTCTCTGTGCTGTGTGAGCTGCTGCCCGTGGGGATCCCGTCCCTGGCCATCTGTCTGCAGTCGCTGCTCCGCG ACTGCCTCCATCTGCGGTTGGTTTCAGGAGGCTTTGCTGAAGATGTGAAAGCAAGAGTGGAGGACTTTCTCGGGATTTCAAGCCTGGAAATAACCGACTTTGCAAG TGAGGAGGCCGCCTCCTTCCCCGGCAGCGACATCCTGGCCCTCGTCACGCAAGTCAGCCTGCAGCTGCGCAGCTCTGTGGACGCACTGCTGGAGCGGGACAG GTATGTGACCGGCTGGTTCAGCCACTACCATCGCAGGCGGAGGCTCATCCACCCCGTCATGGTCCAGCACATCCGGCCCCAGGTGCTCAG GTGTCAGAATGTGACCGTCATTCAGTCATCCCCACCAAGCCCACGCGGCCGGTGCTGA
- the HEXD gene encoding hexosaminidase D isoform X4 yields the protein MSVSSPFKMRLVHLDLKGAPPKVSYLAEVFPLFRALGANGLLIEYEDMFPYNGHLRLLRATHAYSPSEIREILHLATLSELEVIPLVQTFGHMEFVLKHDALAHLREVALFPNTLSPHEAESLALVRTMIGQVMELHPGTRWLHIGCDEVYYLGEGEASKQWLQQGQNNKAKLCLSHMKAVASHVLAQHPTTTPLVWDDMLRAIPEDQLSASGVPQLVEPVLWDYGADLDIHGKALLMEKYRECGFSRLWAASAFKGATGASQALTPIEHHLRNHMQWLQVAGGGPVDMLQGIIVTGWQRYDHFSVLCELLPVGIPSLAICLQSLLRDCLHLRLVSGGFAEDVKARVEDFLGISSLEITDFASEEAASFPGSDILALVTQVSLQLRSSVDALLERDSLLARWSALEQELQAALRRVFYPDAVEEWLEENVHPSLQRLQGLLQDLSEAAGPPPLLASPCPDTGQDP from the exons atgtcgGTTTCCTCGCCATTCAAGATGCGGTTAGTTCATCTGGACCTCAAAGGGGCCCCCCCAAAGGTGTCCTACCTCGCCGAG GTCTTTCCTTTGTTCCGTGCCCTGGGTGCAAACGGCCTCCTTATTGAGTATGAAGACATGTTTCCATACAACGGCCACCTGAGGTTGCTGCGAGCCACGCACGCATACAG CCCCTCTGAAATCAGAGAGATCCTGCATCTGGCCACACTGAGCGAGCTAGAGGTCATTCCCTTGGTGCAGACTTTCGGACACATGGAG TTTGTGCTGAAGCATGACGCTCTTGCTCACCTCCGGGAAGTGGCGCTTTTCCCCAACACCTTGAGCCCCCACGAGGCCGAGTCCCTGGCACTGGTGCGAACCATGATCGGCCAGGTCATGGAGCTGCACCCGGGCACCCGGTGGCTCCACATCGGCTGTGATGAG GTCTATTACCTTGGGGAAGGTGAGGCCTCAAAACAGTGGCTGCAGCAGGGAcagaacaacaaagcaaaactgtgtCTGTCCCACATGAAGGCGGTGGCCAGCCACGTTCTGGCCCAGCACCCCACCACGACACCCCTGGTGTGGGACGACATGCTGCGTGCCATCCCCGAGGACCAGCTCTCAG catCGGGGGTGCCACAGCTGGTGGAGCCTGTGCTCTGGGACTACGGGGCCGACCTGGACATCCATGGCAAAG CCCTTCTCATGGAAAAGTACCGGGAGTGTGGTTTTTCCCGGCTGTGGGCTGCCAGTGCCTTCAAAGGGGCCACGGGGGCGAGTCAGGCCCTGACCCCCATCGAGCACCACCTCAGAAACCACATGCAGTGGCTGCAGGTGGCAGGCGGCGGGCCAGTGGATATGCTGCAGGGCATCATCGTGACCGGCTGGCAGAG GTACGACCACTTCTCTGTGCTGTGTGAGCTGCTGCCCGTGGGGATCCCGTCCCTGGCCATCTGTCTGCAGTCGCTGCTCCGCG ACTGCCTCCATCTGCGGTTGGTTTCAGGAGGCTTTGCTGAAGATGTGAAAGCAAGAGTGGAGGACTTTCTCGGGATTTCAAGCCTGGAAATAACCGACTTTGCAAG TGAGGAGGCCGCCTCCTTCCCCGGCAGCGACATCCTGGCCCTCGTCACGCAAGTCAGCCTGCAGCTGCGCAGCTCTGTGGACGCACTGCTGGAGCGGGACAG CCTCCTGGCCAGGTGGAGCGCCCTTGAGCAGGAACTGCAGGCCGCCCTACGGCGCGTTTTCTACCCAGACGCCGTGGAGGAGTGGCTGGAGGAGAACGTGCATCCCAGCCTGCAGAGGCTACAGGGTCTGCTGCAGGACCTCAGCGAGGCGGctggccccccacccctgctggcCAGCCCCTGCCCCGACACAGGTCAGGACCCCTGA
- the CYBC1 gene encoding cytochrome b-245 chaperone 1 isoform X2 produces MYMQVETRTGSRLHLKRAPGIRSWSLLVDGLGWKLFYVTGCLFVAVQHLEDWEEAIFNKSTGKVVLKTFSLYKKLLTFCRAGHDQVVVLLNDIRDVNVEEEKVRYFGKGYVAVLRFATGFSHPLTQSAIMGHRSDVEAIAKLITAFLELHRLESPVELSQSSDSEAEGPGRQS; encoded by the exons ATGTACATGCAGGTGGAGACGCGCACCGGCTCCCGCCTCCATCTGAAGAGGGCTCCAGGCATCAGGTCTTGGTCCCTGTTAGTTG ATGGTCTGGGCTGGAAGCTCTTCTACGTCACAGGCTGCCTGTTCGTGGCTGTGCAGCACCTGGAGGACTGGGAG GAAGCCATCTTCAACAAGAGCACAGGGAAGGTCGTGCTGAAGACATTCAGCTTGTACAAGAAGCTGCTGACTTTTTGCAGAGCAGGCCACGACCAAG TGGTGGTCCTGCTGAATGACATCCGGGATGTGaatgtggaggaggagaaggTCCGGTACTTCGGGAAGGGCTACGTGGCAGTGCTGCGCTTTGCAACCGGCTTCTCCCACCCTCTCACCCAGAGTGCCATCATGGGCCACCGCAG TGATGTGGAAGCCATCGCCAAGCTCATCACCGCCTTCCTGGAACTGCACCGCCTTGAGAGCCCCGTGGAGCTGTCTCAGAGCAGCGACAGTGAGGCTGAGGGCCCTGGGCGCCAGAGCTGA
- the HEXD gene encoding hexosaminidase D isoform X1 — MSVSSPFKMRLVHLDLKGAPPKVSYLAEVFPLFRALGANGLLIEYEDMFPYNGHLRLLRATHAYSPSEIREILHLATLSELEVIPLVQTFGHMEFVLKHDALAHLREVALFPNTLSPHEAESLALVRTMIGQVMELHPGTRWLHIGCDEVYYLGEGEASKQWLQQGQNNKAKLCLSHMKAVASHVLAQHPTTTPLVWDDMLRAIPEDQLSASGVPQLVEPVLWDYGADLDIHGKALLMEKYRECGFSRLWAASAFKGATGASQALTPIEHHLRNHMQWLQVAGGGPVDMLQGIIVTGWQRYDHFSVLCELLPVGIPSLAICLQSLLRDCLHLRLVSGGFAEDVKARVEDFLGISSLEITDFASEEAASFPGSDILALVTQVSLQLRSSVDALLERDRYVTGWFSHYHRRRRLIHPVMVQHIRPQVLSLLARWSALEQELQAALRRVFYPDAVEEWLEENVHPSLQRLQGLLQDLSEAAGPPPLLASPCPDTGQDP; from the exons atgtcgGTTTCCTCGCCATTCAAGATGCGGTTAGTTCATCTGGACCTCAAAGGGGCCCCCCCAAAGGTGTCCTACCTCGCCGAG GTCTTTCCTTTGTTCCGTGCCCTGGGTGCAAACGGCCTCCTTATTGAGTATGAAGACATGTTTCCATACAACGGCCACCTGAGGTTGCTGCGAGCCACGCACGCATACAG CCCCTCTGAAATCAGAGAGATCCTGCATCTGGCCACACTGAGCGAGCTAGAGGTCATTCCCTTGGTGCAGACTTTCGGACACATGGAG TTTGTGCTGAAGCATGACGCTCTTGCTCACCTCCGGGAAGTGGCGCTTTTCCCCAACACCTTGAGCCCCCACGAGGCCGAGTCCCTGGCACTGGTGCGAACCATGATCGGCCAGGTCATGGAGCTGCACCCGGGCACCCGGTGGCTCCACATCGGCTGTGATGAG GTCTATTACCTTGGGGAAGGTGAGGCCTCAAAACAGTGGCTGCAGCAGGGAcagaacaacaaagcaaaactgtgtCTGTCCCACATGAAGGCGGTGGCCAGCCACGTTCTGGCCCAGCACCCCACCACGACACCCCTGGTGTGGGACGACATGCTGCGTGCCATCCCCGAGGACCAGCTCTCAG catCGGGGGTGCCACAGCTGGTGGAGCCTGTGCTCTGGGACTACGGGGCCGACCTGGACATCCATGGCAAAG CCCTTCTCATGGAAAAGTACCGGGAGTGTGGTTTTTCCCGGCTGTGGGCTGCCAGTGCCTTCAAAGGGGCCACGGGGGCGAGTCAGGCCCTGACCCCCATCGAGCACCACCTCAGAAACCACATGCAGTGGCTGCAGGTGGCAGGCGGCGGGCCAGTGGATATGCTGCAGGGCATCATCGTGACCGGCTGGCAGAG GTACGACCACTTCTCTGTGCTGTGTGAGCTGCTGCCCGTGGGGATCCCGTCCCTGGCCATCTGTCTGCAGTCGCTGCTCCGCG ACTGCCTCCATCTGCGGTTGGTTTCAGGAGGCTTTGCTGAAGATGTGAAAGCAAGAGTGGAGGACTTTCTCGGGATTTCAAGCCTGGAAATAACCGACTTTGCAAG TGAGGAGGCCGCCTCCTTCCCCGGCAGCGACATCCTGGCCCTCGTCACGCAAGTCAGCCTGCAGCTGCGCAGCTCTGTGGACGCACTGCTGGAGCGGGACAG GTATGTGACCGGCTGGTTCAGCCACTACCATCGCAGGCGGAGGCTCATCCACCCCGTCATGGTCCAGCACATCCGGCCCCAGGTGCTCAG CCTCCTGGCCAGGTGGAGCGCCCTTGAGCAGGAACTGCAGGCCGCCCTACGGCGCGTTTTCTACCCAGACGCCGTGGAGGAGTGGCTGGAGGAGAACGTGCATCCCAGCCTGCAGAGGCTACAGGGTCTGCTGCAGGACCTCAGCGAGGCGGctggccccccacccctgctggcCAGCCCCTGCCCCGACACAGGTCAGGACCCCTGA
- the HEXD gene encoding hexosaminidase D isoform X2 produces the protein MSVSSPFKMRLVHLDLKGAPPKVSYLAEVFPLFRALGANGLLIEYEDMFPYNGHLRLLRATHAYSPSEIREILHLATLSELEVIPLVQTFGHMEFVLKHDALAHLREVALFPNTLSPHEAESLALVRTMIGQVMELHPGTRWLHIGCDEVYYLGEGEASKQWLQQGQNNKAKLCLSHMKAVASHVLAQHPTTTPLVWDDMLRAIPEDQLSASGVPQLVEPVLWDYGADLDIHGKALLMEKYRECGFSRLWAASAFKGATGASQALTPIEHHLRNHMQWLQVAGGGPVDMLQGIIVTGWQRYDHFSVLCELLPVGIPSLAICLQSLLRGGFAEDVKARVEDFLGISSLEITDFASEEAASFPGSDILALVTQVSLQLRSSVDALLERDRYVTGWFSHYHRRRRLIHPVMVQHIRPQVLSLLARWSALEQELQAALRRVFYPDAVEEWLEENVHPSLQRLQGLLQDLSEAAGPPPLLASPCPDTGQDP, from the exons atgtcgGTTTCCTCGCCATTCAAGATGCGGTTAGTTCATCTGGACCTCAAAGGGGCCCCCCCAAAGGTGTCCTACCTCGCCGAG GTCTTTCCTTTGTTCCGTGCCCTGGGTGCAAACGGCCTCCTTATTGAGTATGAAGACATGTTTCCATACAACGGCCACCTGAGGTTGCTGCGAGCCACGCACGCATACAG CCCCTCTGAAATCAGAGAGATCCTGCATCTGGCCACACTGAGCGAGCTAGAGGTCATTCCCTTGGTGCAGACTTTCGGACACATGGAG TTTGTGCTGAAGCATGACGCTCTTGCTCACCTCCGGGAAGTGGCGCTTTTCCCCAACACCTTGAGCCCCCACGAGGCCGAGTCCCTGGCACTGGTGCGAACCATGATCGGCCAGGTCATGGAGCTGCACCCGGGCACCCGGTGGCTCCACATCGGCTGTGATGAG GTCTATTACCTTGGGGAAGGTGAGGCCTCAAAACAGTGGCTGCAGCAGGGAcagaacaacaaagcaaaactgtgtCTGTCCCACATGAAGGCGGTGGCCAGCCACGTTCTGGCCCAGCACCCCACCACGACACCCCTGGTGTGGGACGACATGCTGCGTGCCATCCCCGAGGACCAGCTCTCAG catCGGGGGTGCCACAGCTGGTGGAGCCTGTGCTCTGGGACTACGGGGCCGACCTGGACATCCATGGCAAAG CCCTTCTCATGGAAAAGTACCGGGAGTGTGGTTTTTCCCGGCTGTGGGCTGCCAGTGCCTTCAAAGGGGCCACGGGGGCGAGTCAGGCCCTGACCCCCATCGAGCACCACCTCAGAAACCACATGCAGTGGCTGCAGGTGGCAGGCGGCGGGCCAGTGGATATGCTGCAGGGCATCATCGTGACCGGCTGGCAGAG GTACGACCACTTCTCTGTGCTGTGTGAGCTGCTGCCCGTGGGGATCCCGTCCCTGGCCATCTGTCTGCAGTCGCTGCTCCGCG GAGGCTTTGCTGAAGATGTGAAAGCAAGAGTGGAGGACTTTCTCGGGATTTCAAGCCTGGAAATAACCGACTTTGCAAG TGAGGAGGCCGCCTCCTTCCCCGGCAGCGACATCCTGGCCCTCGTCACGCAAGTCAGCCTGCAGCTGCGCAGCTCTGTGGACGCACTGCTGGAGCGGGACAG GTATGTGACCGGCTGGTTCAGCCACTACCATCGCAGGCGGAGGCTCATCCACCCCGTCATGGTCCAGCACATCCGGCCCCAGGTGCTCAG CCTCCTGGCCAGGTGGAGCGCCCTTGAGCAGGAACTGCAGGCCGCCCTACGGCGCGTTTTCTACCCAGACGCCGTGGAGGAGTGGCTGGAGGAGAACGTGCATCCCAGCCTGCAGAGGCTACAGGGTCTGCTGCAGGACCTCAGCGAGGCGGctggccccccacccctgctggcCAGCCCCTGCCCCGACACAGGTCAGGACCCCTGA
- the HEXD gene encoding hexosaminidase D isoform X3: MSVSSPFKMRLVHLDLKGAPPKVSYLAEVFPLFRALGANGLLIEYEDMFPYNGHLRLLRATHAYSPSEIREILHLATLSELEVIPLVQTFGHMEFVLKHDALAHLREVALFPNTLSPHEAESLALVRTMIGQVMELHPGTRWLHIGCDEVYYLGEGEASKQWLQQGQNNKAKLCLSHMKAVASHVLAQHPTTTPLVWDDMLRAIPEDQLSASGVPQLVEPVLWDYGADLDIHGKALLMEKYRECGFSRLWAASAFKGATGASQALTPIEHHLRNHMQWLQVAGGGPVDMLQGIIVTGWQRESCTHAVWHGLRKLSTPLLDSGGFAEDVKARVEDFLGISSLEITDFASEEAASFPGSDILALVTQVSLQLRSSVDALLERDRYVTGWFSHYHRRRRLIHPVMVQHIRPQVLSLLARWSALEQELQAALRRVFYPDAVEEWLEENVHPSLQRLQGLLQDLSEAAGPPPLLASPCPDTGQDP, from the exons atgtcgGTTTCCTCGCCATTCAAGATGCGGTTAGTTCATCTGGACCTCAAAGGGGCCCCCCCAAAGGTGTCCTACCTCGCCGAG GTCTTTCCTTTGTTCCGTGCCCTGGGTGCAAACGGCCTCCTTATTGAGTATGAAGACATGTTTCCATACAACGGCCACCTGAGGTTGCTGCGAGCCACGCACGCATACAG CCCCTCTGAAATCAGAGAGATCCTGCATCTGGCCACACTGAGCGAGCTAGAGGTCATTCCCTTGGTGCAGACTTTCGGACACATGGAG TTTGTGCTGAAGCATGACGCTCTTGCTCACCTCCGGGAAGTGGCGCTTTTCCCCAACACCTTGAGCCCCCACGAGGCCGAGTCCCTGGCACTGGTGCGAACCATGATCGGCCAGGTCATGGAGCTGCACCCGGGCACCCGGTGGCTCCACATCGGCTGTGATGAG GTCTATTACCTTGGGGAAGGTGAGGCCTCAAAACAGTGGCTGCAGCAGGGAcagaacaacaaagcaaaactgtgtCTGTCCCACATGAAGGCGGTGGCCAGCCACGTTCTGGCCCAGCACCCCACCACGACACCCCTGGTGTGGGACGACATGCTGCGTGCCATCCCCGAGGACCAGCTCTCAG catCGGGGGTGCCACAGCTGGTGGAGCCTGTGCTCTGGGACTACGGGGCCGACCTGGACATCCATGGCAAAG CCCTTCTCATGGAAAAGTACCGGGAGTGTGGTTTTTCCCGGCTGTGGGCTGCCAGTGCCTTCAAAGGGGCCACGGGGGCGAGTCAGGCCCTGACCCCCATCGAGCACCACCTCAGAAACCACATGCAGTGGCTGCAGGTGGCAGGCGGCGGGCCAGTGGATATGCTGCAGGGCATCATCGTGACCGGCTGGCAGAG GGAGTCATGCACACATGCTGTGTGGCATGGGCTTCGGAAACTGAGCACCCCTCTCCTGGACTCAG GAGGCTTTGCTGAAGATGTGAAAGCAAGAGTGGAGGACTTTCTCGGGATTTCAAGCCTGGAAATAACCGACTTTGCAAG TGAGGAGGCCGCCTCCTTCCCCGGCAGCGACATCCTGGCCCTCGTCACGCAAGTCAGCCTGCAGCTGCGCAGCTCTGTGGACGCACTGCTGGAGCGGGACAG GTATGTGACCGGCTGGTTCAGCCACTACCATCGCAGGCGGAGGCTCATCCACCCCGTCATGGTCCAGCACATCCGGCCCCAGGTGCTCAG CCTCCTGGCCAGGTGGAGCGCCCTTGAGCAGGAACTGCAGGCCGCCCTACGGCGCGTTTTCTACCCAGACGCCGTGGAGGAGTGGCTGGAGGAGAACGTGCATCCCAGCCTGCAGAGGCTACAGGGTCTGCTGCAGGACCTCAGCGAGGCGGctggccccccacccctgctggcCAGCCCCTGCCCCGACACAGGTCAGGACCCCTGA